In Microbacterium binotii, one DNA window encodes the following:
- a CDS encoding acylphosphatase has protein sequence MRHVRVIVSGAVQGVGFRYAAHDAAARLGVAGWVRNRRDGTVEAELHGEEGRVDRMIDWLRKGPSAAHVERVEVSETTPTGPLSFDIREDA, from the coding sequence ATGCGTCATGTCCGAGTGATCGTCAGCGGCGCCGTGCAGGGCGTCGGCTTCCGTTACGCCGCCCACGACGCCGCCGCTCGCCTCGGCGTGGCCGGTTGGGTGCGAAACCGCCGAGACGGCACGGTCGAGGCCGAGCTCCACGGCGAGGAAGGCCGCGTGGATCGGATGATCGATTGGCTTCGCAAAGGACCGAGCGCAGCGCACGTCGAGCGCGTGGAGGTCTCGGAGACCACCCCCACGGGACCGCTCAGCTTCGACATCAGAGAAGACGCCTGA
- a CDS encoding HSP90 family protein has protein sequence MNEVPPPQQFQVDLRGVIDLLSRHIYSSPRVFLRELLQNAVDAIAARRALDGGGGRIRITPAGLEAPEFIIRDDGIGLTESEVADLLATVGRSSKRDIFDLPRSDFLGQFGIGMLSCFMVCDTIVIRSRSAAGGPAVEWVGRSDGTFAVQPFEGEMPVGTSVHLTPRSDSASLLTGATVLELAETFGRYLPVSVVVDLPGGGETTVTEPAPFLDGDRETRLTYGRELIGVEPLDAIELTVAATQTRGVAYVLPFAPPPSARQSTRVYLRRMLLAERADDLLPDWAFFARAVIDSGGLHPTASREALVDDDALEQTRSEIGDAIRRWILELALREPARLAQFVAVHEVALKSLVRHDDELARFIVRWLSVESTAGRVRIEELVRRSPEVRYAETVDEFRQLASIVPPGTLLVDGGYLYDAELIRLLPEIFPEVTVERVEVGAEMDRLDLPPLDDRNAALDLERRARAALGDVDVSVRSFERRELPGLFVADPQALRALDRGRARGAAGALWSGVLDRAEKAVSGADADATPPAAKLCLNWANPTVRALAAAGDTAVFDSGIRLLHVQSLLAGHHPLSPRDRAVMSTSLAELLERALAATPDPEGTS, from the coding sequence GTGAACGAGGTGCCGCCCCCCCAGCAGTTCCAGGTGGACCTTCGCGGGGTGATCGATCTGCTCAGTCGGCACATCTACTCGAGCCCGCGCGTCTTCCTCCGAGAGCTCCTGCAGAACGCGGTCGATGCGATCGCCGCCCGTCGCGCGCTGGATGGCGGCGGCGGCCGCATCCGCATCACCCCGGCAGGACTCGAAGCCCCCGAGTTCATCATCCGCGACGACGGCATCGGTCTCACCGAGAGCGAGGTCGCCGATCTTCTGGCGACGGTGGGGCGCAGCTCCAAGCGCGACATCTTCGACCTTCCGCGCAGTGACTTCCTCGGTCAGTTCGGCATCGGGATGCTGTCGTGCTTCATGGTGTGCGACACCATCGTGATCCGCTCGCGGAGCGCCGCCGGCGGACCTGCCGTCGAGTGGGTCGGGCGCTCGGACGGGACCTTCGCGGTGCAGCCGTTCGAGGGCGAGATGCCGGTCGGCACCAGCGTGCACCTGACCCCCCGCAGCGACAGCGCGTCCCTGCTCACGGGCGCGACGGTGCTGGAGCTGGCCGAGACGTTCGGCCGCTATCTGCCGGTCTCGGTCGTGGTGGATCTGCCCGGCGGCGGCGAGACCACCGTGACCGAGCCCGCCCCCTTCCTCGACGGCGACCGCGAGACGCGGCTGACGTACGGGCGCGAGCTCATCGGCGTCGAGCCGCTGGATGCGATCGAGCTGACGGTCGCTGCCACACAGACCCGCGGCGTCGCCTACGTGCTGCCGTTCGCTCCGCCGCCCTCGGCACGTCAGAGCACGCGCGTCTACCTGCGCCGCATGCTGCTGGCAGAGCGTGCCGACGACCTGCTCCCCGACTGGGCGTTCTTCGCGCGCGCGGTGATCGACTCGGGCGGGCTGCATCCGACCGCCAGCCGCGAGGCGCTCGTCGACGACGACGCGCTCGAGCAGACCCGCAGCGAGATCGGCGACGCGATCCGGCGATGGATCCTGGAGCTGGCGTTGCGCGAGCCGGCGCGGCTCGCGCAGTTCGTCGCCGTCCACGAGGTCGCCCTGAAGTCGCTCGTCCGCCACGATGACGAGCTGGCCCGCTTCATCGTGCGCTGGCTCTCGGTGGAGAGCACGGCAGGGCGCGTGCGGATCGAGGAGCTCGTGCGCCGCTCGCCCGAGGTGCGGTACGCCGAGACCGTCGACGAGTTCCGGCAGCTGGCGAGCATCGTGCCGCCCGGGACGCTTCTGGTCGACGGCGGCTACCTCTACGATGCCGAGCTCATCCGCCTTCTGCCCGAGATCTTCCCCGAGGTCACCGTCGAGCGCGTCGAAGTCGGCGCCGAGATGGACCGGCTCGATCTGCCGCCGCTCGACGACCGCAACGCGGCCCTCGATCTCGAGCGTCGCGCTCGCGCCGCCCTCGGCGACGTCGACGTCTCCGTGCGCTCGTTCGAGCGCCGGGAGCTGCCCGGGCTGTTCGTCGCGGATCCGCAGGCTCTCCGGGCTCTCGACCGGGGACGCGCCCGCGGCGCCGCCGGCGCGCTGTGGTCGGGAGTCCTCGACCGGGCCGAGAAGGCCGTCTCCGGAGCGGACGCGGATGCGACACCGCCCGCCGCCAAGCTGTGCCTGAACTGGGCCAATCCGACCGTTCGCGCCCTCGCCGCGGCCGGCGACACCGCGGTCTTCGACAGCGGCATCCGTCTGCTGCACGTGCAGTCGCTGCTCGCCGGCCATCACCCGCTCAGCCCGCG
- a CDS encoding LysE/ArgO family amino acid transporter: protein MFSSLAAGLGLGLSLIVAIGAQNLFVLRQGIRREHVLAVALVCAASDAALIAVGVSGLGLVLAAVPWAIEVARWAGVAFLLGYALLAARRAWRPAAASSVDATPSPPVARTSLTAALLTCLALTWLNPHVYLDTVFLLGSVASTHGDTRWWFAAGAMTASVAWFFSLAYGARLVGRLFESRVAWRILDAIIAVVMAVIALSLVLGG from the coding sequence GTGTTCTCCTCCCTCGCCGCGGGCCTCGGCCTCGGCCTCTCGCTCATCGTCGCCATCGGTGCGCAGAACCTGTTCGTGCTGCGCCAGGGCATCCGGCGCGAGCATGTGCTCGCCGTCGCGCTCGTGTGCGCCGCCTCGGATGCGGCGCTGATCGCGGTCGGCGTGTCCGGCCTCGGGCTCGTCCTCGCCGCCGTCCCCTGGGCGATCGAGGTCGCGCGGTGGGCGGGTGTCGCGTTCCTCCTCGGGTACGCGCTGCTCGCGGCCCGGCGGGCCTGGCGCCCGGCGGCCGCATCGTCCGTCGATGCGACGCCCTCTCCCCCGGTCGCCCGCACCTCGCTCACCGCGGCTCTGCTCACGTGCCTGGCGCTGACCTGGCTCAATCCGCACGTGTACCTCGACACCGTCTTCCTGCTCGGGTCGGTCGCGAGCACGCACGGCGACACACGATGGTGGTTCGCGGCCGGTGCGATGACGGCGAGCGTGGCGTGGTTCTTCTCGCTCGCGTACGGCGCCCGGCTTGTCGGCCGGTTGTTCGAGTCCCGGGTGGCATGGCGGATCCTCGACGCGATCATCGCCGTCGTCATGGCCGTGATCGCGCTCAGCCTCGTCCTCGGAGGCTGA
- the rplA gene encoding 50S ribosomal protein L1: protein MATKSKAFRAAAEKIEADKFYTPTEAVTLAKETGSKKFDSTVEVALKLSVDPRKADQMVRGTVILPHGTGKTARVIVFATGPAAEAALAAGADEVGGAELIEKVAGGYTSFDAAVSTPELMGQVGRLGKVLGPRGLMPNPKTGTVTPNPAKAVEEIKGGKIEFRVDKHANVHFVVGKASFSADQLDENLKAALEEIVRLKPSSSKGRYIQKGAVSTTFGPGIPLDVNALV, encoded by the coding sequence ATGGCTACCAAGTCCAAGGCATTCCGCGCGGCCGCCGAGAAGATCGAGGCCGACAAGTTCTACACCCCGACCGAGGCTGTGACCCTCGCGAAGGAGACCGGGTCGAAGAAGTTCGACTCCACCGTCGAGGTCGCCCTCAAGCTGTCGGTCGACCCCCGCAAGGCGGACCAGATGGTGCGCGGCACCGTCATCCTCCCGCACGGCACGGGCAAGACCGCCCGCGTCATCGTCTTCGCGACGGGCCCGGCCGCCGAGGCTGCTCTCGCTGCGGGCGCTGACGAGGTCGGCGGCGCCGAGCTGATCGAGAAGGTCGCGGGCGGCTACACGTCGTTCGACGCCGCCGTCTCGACCCCCGAGCTCATGGGCCAGGTCGGTCGCCTCGGTAAGGTCCTGGGTCCCCGCGGTCTCATGCCGAACCCGAAGACCGGCACGGTGACCCCGAACCCGGCCAAGGCCGTCGAGGAGATCAAGGGCGGCAAGATCGAGTTCCGCGTCGACAAGCACGCCAACGTGCACTTCGTCGTGGGCAAGGCGTCGTTCTCGGCCGACCAGCTCGACGAGAACCTGAAGGCCGCTCTCGAGGAGATCGTCCGTCTGAAGCCGTCCAGCTCCAAGGGCCGTTACATCCAGAAGGGTGCGGTGTCGACCACGTTCGGCCCCGGTATCCCGCTGGACGTCAACGCGCTGGTCTGA
- the rplK gene encoding 50S ribosomal protein L11 — protein MAPKKKVTGLIKLQINAGAANPAPPIGPALGQHGVNIMEFCKAYNAATESQRGNVIPVEITVYEDRSFTFILKTPPAAELIKKAAGVAKGSKTPHTVKVAKLTKDQVRQIAETKMPDLNANDIEAASLIIAGTARSMGITVED, from the coding sequence ATGGCACCGAAGAAGAAGGTGACCGGCCTGATCAAGCTTCAGATCAACGCCGGTGCAGCCAACCCGGCGCCGCCGATCGGCCCCGCGCTCGGTCAGCATGGCGTCAACATCATGGAGTTCTGCAAGGCGTACAACGCCGCGACCGAGTCGCAGCGCGGCAACGTCATCCCCGTGGAGATCACCGTCTACGAGGACCGCAGCTTCACCTTCATCCTGAAGACCCCGCCCGCCGCGGAGCTCATCAAGAAGGCCGCAGGCGTCGCCAAGGGTTCGAAGACCCCCCACACCGTCAAGGTCGCCAAGCTCACCAAGGACCAGGTGCGCCAGATCGCCGAGACGAAGATGCCCGACCTGAACGCGAACGACATCGAGGCTGCCTCGCTGATCATCGCCGGCACCGCCCGCTCCATGGGCATCACGGTCGAGGACTGA
- a CDS encoding pyridoxamine 5'-phosphate oxidase family protein: MSDTTQADGVRVLDEEAMWRLLATQEVGRLVTRIGERIDVFPVGYALDGRSILFRTAPGTKLLELTARDEVLFEVDHHSAQDAWSVVVRGTAAAVDRSDEIAALEALASAPWAPTVKDVLVRITPSVTTGRAFERRAADPAEGAMA; this comes from the coding sequence ATGAGCGACACGACGCAGGCGGACGGGGTACGGGTACTGGACGAGGAGGCGATGTGGCGCCTGCTCGCCACGCAGGAGGTCGGTCGCCTGGTGACCAGGATCGGCGAGCGCATCGACGTGTTCCCTGTCGGCTACGCGCTCGACGGGCGCAGCATCCTGTTCCGCACCGCGCCGGGCACGAAGCTGCTCGAGCTCACCGCCCGCGACGAGGTGCTGTTCGAGGTCGACCACCACAGCGCGCAGGACGCCTGGAGCGTCGTCGTGCGCGGGACGGCGGCGGCCGTCGACCGCTCCGACGAGATCGCGGCGCTCGAAGCCCTCGCCTCGGCGCCCTGGGCTCCCACCGTCAAGGACGTCCTGGTACGCATCACGCCATCGGTCACCACCGGTCGCGCCTTCGAACGGCGAGCAGCCGATCCCGCCGAAGGGGCGATGGCGTGA
- a CDS encoding cohesin domain-containing protein has protein sequence MPRFIPRRLAAATAATAALLGATLVVAPAAHAAPTATDITITATGAAEVGDTVTVTITAANVEDLYAYDLALGYDAELLSFDEGSATFPDGGFGDATADADRGIASLTHTRLGTSPGLVGAQPLVAFTFTALAAGDAVIELVSADLVGAARDTASLDVTTIDPATTVIAAVVVPPSTTPSPSTSTPAPAAEPAAAPSGPLATTGVDATPWLVLGAAALAAVALGVVLLLRRRAVSR, from the coding sequence ATGCCCAGATTCATCCCGCGTCGCCTCGCGGCGGCCACGGCCGCCACGGCAGCGCTGCTCGGTGCGACGCTCGTCGTCGCACCGGCCGCCCACGCCGCCCCCACCGCGACAGACATCACGATCACCGCCACCGGCGCCGCCGAGGTCGGGGACACCGTGACCGTGACGATCACTGCGGCGAACGTCGAAGACCTCTATGCCTACGACCTCGCGCTCGGCTACGACGCCGAGCTGCTCTCGTTCGACGAGGGCAGCGCCACCTTCCCGGACGGCGGGTTCGGCGATGCGACGGCCGATGCCGATCGCGGTATCGCCTCCCTGACGCACACCCGTCTCGGCACCTCGCCCGGGCTCGTCGGGGCGCAGCCCCTCGTCGCCTTCACCTTCACGGCTCTCGCCGCAGGTGACGCGGTGATCGAGCTCGTCTCGGCCGATCTCGTCGGCGCGGCACGCGATACCGCCTCGCTCGACGTGACGACGATCGATCCGGCCACCACCGTCATCGCTGCCGTCGTGGTTCCGCCGTCGACGACCCCGTCACCGAGCACGTCGACGCCGGCGCCCGCAGCTGAGCCGGCCGCAGCTCCGAGCGGTCCGCTCGCCACCACCGGTGTCGATGCGACACCCTGGCTCGTCCTCGGTGCGGCGGCTCTCGCCGCCGTGGCACTCGGTGTCGTGCTGCTCCTGCGTCGACGGGCGGTCAGCCGATGA
- the secE gene encoding preprotein translocase subunit SecE, with amino-acid sequence MVQDEPKGEVVAAGGAVREKKPNFFLRIVIFIRQVFAELRKVVTPTRKELVKFTGVVLGFVIVMMAVVYGLDVVFVWLTTVVFGVPGA; translated from the coding sequence ATGGTCCAGGACGAGCCGAAGGGCGAGGTTGTCGCCGCTGGCGGTGCCGTGCGCGAGAAGAAGCCCAACTTCTTCCTGCGCATCGTCATCTTCATCCGCCAGGTCTTCGCTGAGCTTCGCAAGGTCGTCACCCCGACGCGCAAGGAGCTGGTGAAGTTCACCGGCGTCGTCCTGGGCTTCGTCATCGTGATGATGGCGGTCGTCTACGGACTCGATGTCGTGTTCGTCTGGCTGACGACAGTCGTCTTCGGAGTCCCCGGAGCCTGA
- a CDS encoding NADP-dependent oxidoreductase, translated as MIPRPLRHDAPSSAPMRAEDVPTRMRAAVIDSTGAPELLHETQLPVPQPVLGELLVRVVAAGVNPIDAKTRAGQGVSGAIAAYPAALGFDFSGVVVASPFESHPLPAGTEVFGMVPFPRTGGTYAEYVVVPSQSLARKPASLSHVEAAGIPLAALTAWGVVVETAHAHEGQRVLIHAGSGGVGHFAVQLAAYFGAHVTVTSSARNAAWLRELGASVVIDYATTRFEDVVADMDVVIDLVANTEDEVGTRSLGVIRPGGLYVMVPSGGWPGFAEAAAEVGVRATGYKVIPDGDVLATLARLLDTGSIQVYIDAVYELADAARAHRELERGRTRGKSVLRISEA; from the coding sequence ATGATCCCCCGACCGCTGAGACACGACGCCCCCTCCTCCGCGCCGATGCGGGCCGAAGACGTCCCGACCCGGATGCGCGCCGCCGTCATCGACTCGACCGGAGCGCCGGAGCTCCTCCACGAGACCCAGCTCCCGGTTCCCCAGCCGGTGCTCGGAGAGCTGCTGGTGCGCGTCGTCGCCGCAGGAGTGAATCCCATCGACGCGAAGACGCGGGCGGGCCAGGGAGTGAGCGGAGCCATCGCGGCCTACCCGGCGGCGCTGGGTTTCGACTTCAGCGGCGTGGTGGTCGCCTCGCCGTTCGAGTCGCACCCGTTGCCCGCCGGCACCGAGGTCTTCGGGATGGTGCCCTTTCCGCGCACCGGCGGCACCTACGCCGAGTACGTCGTCGTGCCGTCGCAGTCGCTCGCCCGCAAGCCCGCCTCGCTCTCGCATGTCGAGGCCGCGGGGATCCCCCTGGCCGCCCTCACCGCCTGGGGCGTCGTCGTGGAGACCGCGCATGCCCACGAGGGCCAGCGCGTGCTGATCCACGCCGGGAGCGGCGGCGTGGGCCACTTCGCGGTGCAGCTCGCCGCGTACTTCGGCGCCCATGTGACGGTCACCTCCTCCGCCCGCAATGCCGCGTGGCTGCGGGAGCTCGGCGCATCGGTGGTCATCGACTACGCCACCACGCGGTTCGAGGACGTCGTGGCGGACATGGACGTCGTGATCGACCTCGTGGCCAACACCGAGGACGAGGTCGGAACACGCTCGCTGGGCGTCATCCGCCCCGGCGGTCTGTACGTCATGGTGCCCAGTGGCGGCTGGCCCGGTTTCGCTGAGGCTGCGGCGGAGGTGGGGGTGCGCGCCACCGGCTACAAGGTCATCCCCGACGGAGACGTCCTCGCGACCCTCGCGCGGTTGCTCGACACCGGATCGATCCAGGTCTACATCGACGCCGTGTACGAGCTCGCGGATGCGGCCAGGGCGCACCGCGAGCTGGAGCGCGGCCGCACCCGGGGAAAGTCCGTGCTGCGCATCAGCGAGGCATGA
- a CDS encoding amidase family protein — MPTRTTRTIAAAAVLGTVTAVMAVAPAFAEPEPTASAAMLAPFYTELDLTGDRQVDADDLAVAARYLGVTAADAAWPEIAVIDTDADGQITIADLAALSQRMIYDDGPFELIEASTVDMQAAMNAGVITSVELTQAYLQRIAKLDDATITYPVDPAVPAITTQTARPLNAIITTSSTALEAAAAADEERAAHGMTSMLLGVPVAVKDNYNTKDMVTTGGCGCWNENQTAGDAHMVEGLRADGAIIIAKASLDEFAYGFSSQFSAFQPAGSSLYVASPYDTSKTAGGSSGGTGAAIAANLAGIGFGTDTGGSIRVPSSYNQLVGIRPTVGLASRDGIIPLALSQDTGGPIARSVTDAALALDAVVGVDENDAVTQRQVGKVPESYSSFLDADALKGARIGVIGTLSGTGETATRFAAAVNLLTAQGATVVTITPPAEFTAVTSEGSGSTNEFKHDLNEYIASYLNPNVTARSLQAIIDSGNFVPGYRSTYTSRNAVTAETYEAWAGADGSHTRQIAAGKTLVTQMMDDADLDAIIYPSTMAYGTFASSYMRLSPNTGLPAVTVPMSASGTAEGGQTVGTNIEFLGRDFSEGTLIGLAYSYEQVTHARTSPRIFGALQ, encoded by the coding sequence ATGCCCACCCGCACCACCCGCACGATCGCCGCCGCGGCGGTACTGGGTACCGTCACCGCCGTCATGGCCGTGGCTCCCGCCTTCGCCGAACCGGAGCCCACCGCATCCGCCGCGATGCTCGCTCCGTTCTACACCGAGCTCGATCTCACCGGTGACCGTCAGGTCGACGCCGACGACCTCGCCGTCGCCGCGCGCTATCTCGGCGTGACGGCCGCTGACGCCGCGTGGCCGGAGATCGCCGTGATCGACACCGATGCCGACGGGCAGATCACGATCGCGGACCTCGCCGCCCTGTCGCAGCGCATGATCTACGACGACGGACCGTTCGAGCTGATCGAGGCCTCCACCGTCGACATGCAGGCGGCGATGAACGCCGGCGTGATCACCTCGGTCGAGCTCACCCAGGCCTACCTCCAGCGCATCGCGAAGCTCGACGACGCGACCATCACCTACCCGGTGGATCCCGCCGTTCCCGCCATCACGACGCAGACCGCCCGTCCCCTGAACGCGATCATCACCACGAGCAGCACCGCTCTCGAGGCGGCGGCCGCCGCCGACGAGGAGCGCGCCGCGCACGGGATGACCAGCATGCTGCTGGGCGTGCCGGTCGCGGTGAAGGACAACTACAACACGAAGGACATGGTCACCACCGGCGGTTGCGGCTGCTGGAACGAGAACCAGACCGCCGGCGACGCCCACATGGTCGAAGGGCTCCGTGCCGACGGGGCGATCATCATCGCCAAGGCGAGCCTCGACGAGTTCGCCTACGGGTTCAGCTCGCAGTTCTCCGCGTTCCAGCCGGCCGGTTCCTCGTTGTACGTCGCAAGCCCCTACGACACGAGCAAGACAGCCGGAGGCTCGTCGGGTGGGACCGGAGCCGCCATCGCCGCCAACCTCGCCGGCATCGGCTTCGGCACCGACACGGGCGGCTCCATCCGCGTGCCCTCCTCGTACAACCAGCTCGTCGGCATCCGGCCCACGGTGGGTCTCGCGAGCCGCGACGGCATCATCCCGCTCGCTCTCTCCCAGGACACCGGTGGCCCGATCGCCCGCAGCGTGACGGATGCGGCGCTCGCGCTCGATGCCGTTGTGGGCGTGGACGAGAACGACGCCGTCACGCAGCGCCAGGTCGGGAAGGTCCCGGAGTCCTACTCGTCGTTCCTTGATGCGGATGCTCTCAAGGGTGCGCGGATCGGTGTGATCGGGACGCTGAGCGGTACCGGTGAGACGGCGACCCGCTTCGCAGCGGCCGTCAATCTGCTCACCGCGCAGGGTGCGACAGTCGTCACGATCACCCCGCCCGCCGAGTTCACTGCCGTCACAAGCGAGGGCTCCGGGTCCACGAACGAGTTCAAGCACGACCTCAACGAATACATCGCGTCGTACCTGAACCCGAACGTCACCGCTCGCAGCCTGCAGGCCATCATCGACAGCGGCAACTTCGTGCCCGGCTACCGCAGCACGTACACCTCCCGTAACGCCGTGACCGCAGAGACCTACGAGGCATGGGCAGGAGCCGACGGCTCGCACACGCGTCAGATCGCGGCAGGAAAGACACTCGTGACCCAGATGATGGACGACGCCGACCTCGACGCGATCATCTACCCGAGCACGATGGCCTACGGCACGTTCGCCAGCAGCTACATGCGCCTCAGCCCCAACACCGGGCTTCCGGCGGTCACCGTTCCGATGAGCGCATCGGGTACGGCTGAAGGAGGGCAGACGGTCGGCACGAACATCGAGTTCCTCGGTCGCGACTTCTCCGAGGGCACGCTGATCGGCCTGGCGTACAGCTACGAGCAGGTCACCCACGCCCGCACGTCGCCGCGGATCTTCGGCGCACTGCAGTAG
- the nusG gene encoding transcription termination/antitermination protein NusG: MSEKYTDDADWATAAEQSSEDDEAQEGNTLAAEERSVEAAEHVALHIEGDDEGEDSDTGYDADADVEDPEADAIVNDALEIDEAAEAEAAAEVLTESLAEEEAERAAEEADEVTPYDGPDINGEPDAPVLDPEFVAEIDDAATAVDEIEEEVDADADPYEAFRQELRALEGKWYVIHSYAGFERKVKANIEQRKSTLEVEDDIYQVEVPMEDVVEIKNGQRKMVTRVRIPGYVLVRMELNEDTWSVVRHTPGVTGFVGNAHNPTPLRFEEAFNMLKSLVEIKDVPPAKSGGGSAAPAAARVIAAEVDYEIGETITIKEGSFAGLPGSISEIKPESGKLTVLVSLFERETPVELSFDQVSKMV; the protein is encoded by the coding sequence GTGTCTGAGAAATACACCGACGACGCCGATTGGGCGACCGCCGCCGAGCAGTCCAGCGAGGACGACGAGGCGCAGGAGGGCAACACCCTCGCCGCCGAGGAGCGCTCCGTCGAGGCCGCCGAGCACGTTGCGCTGCACATCGAGGGCGACGACGAGGGTGAGGACTCCGACACCGGCTACGACGCGGACGCCGACGTCGAAGACCCCGAGGCCGACGCGATCGTGAACGACGCGCTGGAGATCGACGAAGCCGCCGAGGCCGAAGCGGCAGCCGAGGTGCTGACCGAATCGCTCGCCGAAGAAGAAGCAGAGCGCGCAGCCGAGGAGGCCGACGAAGTGACGCCCTACGACGGACCCGACATCAACGGCGAGCCGGACGCTCCCGTCCTCGACCCCGAGTTCGTGGCCGAGATCGATGACGCGGCCACCGCCGTCGACGAGATCGAGGAGGAGGTCGACGCGGACGCCGACCCCTACGAGGCGTTCCGTCAGGAGCTGCGTGCGCTCGAGGGCAAGTGGTACGTCATCCACTCCTACGCCGGCTTCGAGCGCAAGGTGAAGGCCAACATCGAGCAGCGCAAGTCGACGCTCGAGGTCGAGGACGACATCTACCAGGTCGAGGTCCCGATGGAGGACGTCGTCGAGATCAAGAACGGCCAGCGCAAGATGGTCACCCGCGTGCGCATCCCGGGCTACGTGCTCGTGCGCATGGAGCTCAACGAGGACACCTGGTCGGTCGTCCGCCACACGCCCGGCGTCACGGGCTTCGTCGGCAACGCCCACAACCCGACGCCACTGCGCTTCGAAGAAGCGTTCAACATGCTGAAGAGCCTCGTCGAGATCAAGGACGTCCCCCCGGCGAAGTCCGGTGGCGGCAGCGCAGCGCCGGCCGCAGCCCGCGTCATCGCGGCGGAGGTCGACTACGAGATCGGCGAGACGATCACCATCAAGGAAGGCTCGTTCGCGGGTCTTCCCGGCTCGATCAGCGAGATCAAGCCCGAGAGCGGCAAGCTCACGGTTCTCGTCTCGCTCTTCGAGCGTGAGACGCCGGTCGAGCTGTCCTTCGACCAGGTCTCCAAGATGGTCTGA
- a CDS encoding LysR family transcriptional regulator ArgP has translation MVDLPADLAATLAAVVDTGTMEAAARRLHITPSAVSQRIRALEERLGRVLLVRSKPARATADGERVVRLARQYALLSHDVLRELGEAGEGESRAAVSLSLAVNADSLSTWFVAALSQVSALHDVVFDLHRDDQDFTAEMLASGRVIAAVTSRADPVAGCRVRPLGAMRYRAVATPTRARELERLGAEHARVVDYDRRDELQTRWLQERGVDPASPPRSFVPGSHAFADAVRGGLGWGMLPDLQTEADLADGSLVLLSGPPVDVPLYWQQWNLTSSLLDAVADAVAETAGRALRIMPR, from the coding sequence ATGGTTGATCTTCCGGCTGACCTCGCTGCGACCCTCGCCGCCGTCGTCGACACGGGAACGATGGAGGCGGCGGCTCGCCGACTTCACATCACCCCCTCGGCGGTCAGTCAACGCATCCGAGCGCTGGAGGAACGGCTGGGCCGTGTCCTGCTCGTGCGTTCCAAGCCCGCTCGCGCGACCGCCGACGGGGAACGAGTCGTGCGCCTGGCCCGGCAGTACGCGCTGCTCTCGCACGACGTGCTGCGAGAGCTGGGCGAGGCGGGCGAGGGTGAGAGCCGAGCGGCGGTCAGTCTGTCGCTCGCCGTCAACGCGGATTCCTTGTCGACCTGGTTCGTCGCCGCGCTGTCACAGGTCTCGGCGCTGCACGACGTGGTGTTCGATCTCCACCGGGACGATCAGGACTTCACCGCCGAGATGCTCGCGTCGGGGCGCGTGATCGCCGCGGTCACGTCGCGGGCCGACCCCGTGGCCGGATGTCGGGTGCGTCCCCTCGGAGCGATGCGCTACCGCGCCGTGGCGACGCCGACGCGCGCGCGGGAACTTGAGCGTCTGGGAGCGGAGCACGCCCGGGTCGTCGATTACGACCGCCGCGACGAGCTGCAGACCAGGTGGTTGCAAGAGCGGGGCGTCGATCCCGCGTCCCCGCCCCGCAGCTTCGTGCCCGGTTCGCACGCCTTCGCCGATGCGGTGCGCGGCGGTCTCGGGTGGGGGATGCTGCCCGATCTCCAGACGGAGGCGGATCTCGCCGACGGCTCGCTCGTGCTGCTCTCCGGGCCGCCCGTGGACGTCCCGCTGTACTGGCAGCAGTGGAACCTGACGTCTTCCCTGCTGGATGCGGTCGCGGATGCGGTGGCGGAAACGGCGGGCAGAGCGCTGAGGATCATGCCTCGCTGA